The DNA segment taattttggattatataatttgtagaTTTAGGGATTAGGGATTTAGATTTATATATTACACAATTTGAAATACACACAAATTCACACCTCCATCAAATATTTACCTCATTTATAGAAGGATATTTTTGGAATTATAAAAGTTATGGGGTGATAtgaaggtgcagaaagaaacagCCTGATTTTTAACAGGTCCATCATTTCtatttataatacaaaattataattatggcaattgcttcctgcaccatatcactgcacccgaTCTCAGCGGAAAAGACGAAACTgtccttaaattttttttccaaaatatgtgttctggatttttttttttcagaacgaaattttatattatgaatttttttatccataatttttcatttttgtttctggattttcatttccgaaacacaataatttcttttccggattttttttccagaatgtattatttttcaacTCTGGATTTTTCTGTccgaaatagaattttaatttttgtttccgGATTTTTATTTTCGGAACTCAATAATCACTTCCAGATTTATTTTTCcggtatatattattttcaattctgaatttttatttctggaattaagggcatttttggaaattaaaaaatatgttgggtgcagttaaaaatgattgggtgtaggaagcatttgcctataattatttgtttaacAATTGACTTACCGAATTATCGGCCCAAATAAATTGAGTCGACAAACCCATAACACACTTGAGGTATGAAACTAACAAGAGCCTTTAAGTTGACTTTTTCAGTGTTAATGAGTAATGATGTTCAAACTTCAAATTTAATGTAAAAGTATTGGGAGCATGACATTTAGGATGGAAATTTCGactttgacaaaaaaaatctttaatatGAGTACCAggaatattttagttttaaattgaaTATGAAGATGTGAATGGATATGTGCACATGTATACTCTGTAATCTCTTccatactattttttttatacttttaaactaCCAAACTACTCTGTAACTTTTTTCTtatcaataattaataaattaaattaaacaaataaacTTGATGAATCTGTTTTAGTCACAAGCATACTTAACCATATTCTCATCATATGTAACTAAGTTGGTCTCTTAAATCATTCGAAAAATTGTGTGCAACAAGGTGTTCTAGTAAGTAAATTAAGTGAAAAAAAACGTAAGAGTTATCATAAACTTCTTATATAGCTGTGCCTATTAAAACAAATACATGTTCTCGTGCAATATCCTCTTTGAAATAACataagtttaattaattttgaattttgctaAGACATGAAAGTATATAAAAATCTACGGTATGAAATGATTGAATCTATAATAATCTTTGTCGTATTCCACAATAAATGCTAAGGTCagcttatttatttaattttcggTGATATGCAGTTACCAGTTAGCCAGCAATATTCGGTGCCGTTTGGTGAACCTAATTGAATGTGTAAATGTTTGGACAAACACAGTtcttaaaagaattttttttaatacttttaaaattagATTTAAGAGAATTTTCATATATAGAAGAAATTGCAAGTGCAAACCCTACTACGTGCATGGATATTCtgaaaatatatatgaaatgaCACAAGCTGCTTTTTCGGCATGTATGAAAACAAAGAGCTATATTTTGACTTAATTTGAAAGTGCCGCTGGATAtgtttaattattgtttaaaaagaaaaaaaaaacatcacaatggtcaaacaaacaaaaataaacttaatttttaatttatatttaagaaaatattttttgtacgGTTTcttttaaaggaaaagaaaaacaatgtaggaaaaatattattactacttttattataataaaaagtaatgcGCCTAGTGtaatataaaacataattgAAAACCATCTTCACAATACAAATATACAAAGTATTTGAACAGGCTTTAAACGTATTCAATAAACTATCTAATTATGTAAAAAAGGGAATGCTGcaccatttaaatggattattTTTTGTCATTAACATTAAATGTTTGGAATATGATACTTGtttacataataataatttgttggGTCTTGTGTCATTCTCTATGCCTTTTGTTCTTATCAAAGTAAAACTTACTCAATTTTAATGGTAACTTACAACAATCTAAGGTCACTCTGGCACGCTTTATCGCTTGCTTTTCGTCCTCACCTTCGTTCTGTGTACTATATATATGGTTTCATTTCCCCATTGAAGTTgtcaaatttcataaaaaatatactatGGAACACCAAAAGGAGGAGCTAGCAGAACCAGTTAGTCCTGTGGGACAATACTTCAACAGCTCTGTGCTATGCATATACATTATTGGAGTTTTAGAATTCGATGTTCCAATAGATGACTTGCAAACATATGCTCTTCTCCGAGATGTTTTCCTTCCCATCAATCCACGCTTCTCCTCCATCATGGTTCTCTCTTTTGCTTCCTTATTATACTGTTTCACTTATTTTCATATGCGTGTGATGTTTAAGAACATTAGAATATATATACAGTTTTGTATATTATCATTTTGCTTTCTATATCATGTGGCATATTTGGCTAGTTAATGTCATGATCTCGTTATTAAGTGCATATCATCAAGTCTGAAATTTGCATTGATCATATGGTTTATCTTGACTCTCATTAATTGTTCAAATATGCCATGAAACCAGGTCCAAGATAAAGAGGGAGAAAAACAATGGAAGCAAGTTGATGTGAACTTGAAAGACCACGTTAACATCCCCATATTCCCCGAAGGCAAAACAGTGGAAGTGCATGACAAATATTTCCATGACTATTTATCGAGCATATCAATGGAGCAATTACCACAAAGCAGACCTTTATGGGAAATTCACATGATCAACTACCCTACAAGTGCTGCATGTAGCACTATAATATTTAAGCTTCACCATGCACTTGGTGATGGCTATTCTCTCATGGGTGCACTTCTTTCTTGTCTACACCGAGCTGATAACCCTCTTCTTCCATTGTCCTTTCCTTCTCTCAAACAATCTAATCCAGAACCTTCCACGAAAAGTTTGTCCAGAAAATTCTCTTGGATGTTGTCCTCTGCGTTCAATACTGTCTCAGATTTTGGATGGAGTGTATTGAAGAGTAGCATCATCAGTGATGATAAAACACCAATAAGGTTTGGAGATGACGGAGCCGATTTTCAACCAATTTCCATATCAAGCATGACATTCTCCATTGACCATATCAAGGACATCAAATCCAGACTTGGAGTGGTATGAAAACAATTTCTGGTTGTTgaattttatctttgactttaGCCATTCATGTCGTCTTTATCAGATCGCCTACTTGTCAGAGTAGACAGATATATCCAATGTTACGCAATATTCAACTTGTGGCGGTAGAACTTTTGGATCTTATAATTTGTCTTTTGCCATGTGTGTGTCAATCAAAATGTTACACCTTTATACAACTAAATTTACTTCTTAGTTTtgctattttaaaaatatgatcagCTCGTAGCTTTTGACTTCTGTTCTTTTTCCCTAAAAGTTTACATTCTATAATGTTTCCATCAATGCAATGAAACAACTTTACCATGTAACCACTATGGATTTGGTCCATCATTATCTTCAAATCATTGACATTGTATCATTATTTgctttttttaagaaaattgcATTACCATGATTCTATCTAATTGCAGACTATAAACGATGTTATCACTGGAATTGTCTTCTATGGGACTCGATTATATATGCAAGATATGGATTCCAAATCAAAGAGCTCACACTCCACGGCATTGGTATTACTGAATACGAGAAACATTGAAGGTTATCAGTCTATCAATGATATGCTCAATACTAAAGCCAAGGGTCCATGGGGGAACAAAATTACCTTCTTGCATGTTCCAATACCAAAATTAAACGAGACCAGAATTTCTACCCCTCTTGAATTCATTCGGGATTCACATAATATTATAAAGAGGAAGAAACAATCTTTTGGTGTTGTTCTCACCGGGACACTTTTGGACATGGAGGGCAAATTGAGAGGACAAGAGGTAGGTAGAATATTGGTTACTGATAACTTGAATTTGATCATGatgttgttaattacatttttccTACCAATAATTTGTGACTGCTTCTTATGTAACGAATATAAGCACTTCAACAAGAATGCTACAATTGTTAAGTTAGTTCCTGTTGTTGCAGGCAGTAGCCAAACGCATTCGTGGCACATTGACAAAATCAAGTGCAGTGATTTCAAACTTGGTTGGACCAGTACAGCAGATGGCTTTAGTTAACCATCCTGTGAAAGGCTTGTACTTCACATTGGCTGGTGGACCTGAGGTATCCTCAATCTCTTTCATTTTTCAACTAATAATCGAATCAGTATGTGAGAATCTATAGCAAAACTAAATTTTCTAATGTTTTCTCATTAATTTTTCGCTTAAGAAGGAAAGTTGTTATCACTTTGTTCCTTCACTTGATTCCAGTGATACAAAAGCACTGTTTAAACACCATTTAATGGTATTGCAGAGTCTAGTCATTTCAATCATGAGCTATATGGGAGTGATAAGAGTAACCCTCAAAACGGAAAAAGATTTCATAGACGAACAGAAATTAATGGCATGCATACAAAGTGCATTTGAGATGATTCTCCGAGCAGCTATGGAAATTCCAATCGAAACCAAACGTTAGTGTGCTCCCTCACCAACGCTGAAGGTCAAAATTCTATTAATTGGTTTGGATCGTTGTAAACAACTTGGAACTACTTGATACGAAATCAGAGAGAAAGAAATTTACATATTAT comes from the Phaseolus vulgaris cultivar G19833 chromosome 8, P. vulgaris v2.0, whole genome shotgun sequence genome and includes:
- the LOC137827021 gene encoding wax ester synthase/diacylglycerol acyltransferase 4-like, translated to MEHQKEELAEPVSPVGQYFNSSVLCIYIIGVLEFDVPIDDLQTYALLRDVFLPINPRFSSIMVQDKEGEKQWKQVDVNLKDHVNIPIFPEGKTVEVHDKYFHDYLSSISMEQLPQSRPLWEIHMINYPTSAACSTIIFKLHHALGDGYSLMGALLSCLHRADNPLLPLSFPSLKQSNPEPSTKSLSRKFSWMLSSAFNTVSDFGWSVLKSSIISDDKTPIRFGDDGADFQPISISSMTFSIDHIKDIKSRLGVTINDVITGIVFYGTRLYMQDMDSKSKSSHSTALVLLNTRNIEGYQSINDMLNTKAKGPWGNKITFLHVPIPKLNETRISTPLEFIRDSHNIIKRKKQSFGVVLTGTLLDMEGKLRGQEAVAKRIRGTLTKSSAVISNLVGPVQQMALVNHPVKGLYFTLAGGPESLVISIMSYMGVIRVTLKTEKDFIDEQKLMACIQSAFEMILRAAMEIPIETKR